The Daucus carota subsp. sativus chromosome 7, DH1 v3.0, whole genome shotgun sequence genome window below encodes:
- the LOC108194571 gene encoding F-box/kelch-repeat protein At3g23880, giving the protein MSHQNRFVELPEDLQSKIFLRLSVKCVLICKCVCKSFCTIIGSPDFINAHLSFPRPITTETSQSLLLGFIDISRIPFVQGHNSLLSIDDDREILSSSPLNPTIPYVGALSLVGSCNGLICFDVRNGDFTSESNFLLWNPVTRQTRYLPRFENRRKCDFPITEFGFIRETNEYMVVNVSKDRDAQDIDIELYKMSTNSWSINHNTTVGRLIPFFGRGFAINHGKTSVYSNGCLHWGTIYSRGAYILSFNLKNEELEMIKAVDHNRDSYFNCWTLAVVNEDLAMIYWKFTGEFELWVMTDYGVESSWGLKFSFGPCSSLYPLGYWEYDLMIVLLESDYCLLDLNNGEPERIINMSSCSIGRFCSFEESLAPVRYANVLYPS; this is encoded by the coding sequence ATGAGTCATCAGAATCGATTTGTTGAATTACCAGAAGATCTACAAAGTAAAATCTTCTTGAGGTTGTCGGTAAAGTGTGTATTAATCTGTAAATGTGTGTGTAAATCATTTTGTACCATCATCGGAAGCCCTGATTTCATAAATGCTCATCTTAGTTTCCCTAGGCCCATCACCACTGAAACTTCGCAATCACTATTATTAGGGTTCATTGACATCAGTAGAATCCCATTCGTTCAAGGTCATAATAGTCTCTTATCAATTGATGATGACAGAGAGATTCTTAGTTCATCCCCCTTGAATCCTACAATTCCATATGTTGGTGCATTGTCTCTTGTTGGTTCTTGTAATGGTTTGATATGTTTTGATGTTCGCAACGGTGATTTTACTTCAGAAAGTAACTTTTTGTTGTGGAATCCTGTTACTAGACAAACTAGATATCTCCCAAGATTTGAGAATCGTCGTAAATGTGATTTTCCTATtactgaatttggttttataagGGAAACTAATGAATATATGGTTGTCAATGTTTCAAAAGATCGTGATGCTCAAGATATTGACATTGAATTGTACAAGATGAGTACAAATTCATGGTCGATTAATCACAATACAACTGTTGGACGATTGATTCCCTTTTTTGGCCGAGGATTTGCTATAAATCATGGGAAAACTTCTGTATATTCCAATGGGTGTCTCCATTGGGGTACCATCTACAGTAGGGGAGCCTATATTTTGTCCTTTAACCTTAAAAATGAGGAGCTAGAGATGATCAAGGCTGTGGATCATAATAGAGATTCATATTTCAATTGCTGGACACTTGCAGTGGTAAATGAAGATTTAGCCATGATTTATTGGAAATTTACGGGTGAATTTGAATTATGGGTTATGACTGATTATGGGGTTGAAAGTTCTTGGGGTTTAAAGTTTAGTTTTGGGCCCTGCTCTAGTCTATATCCATTGGGATACTGGGAATATGATTTGATGATAGTACTTTTGGAAAGTGATTATTGTTTATTAGATCTTAATAATGGAGAACCTGAGAGAATCATAAATATGAGTTCTTGCAGCATAGGAAGATTTTGTAGCTTTGAAGAATCCCTTGCTCCAGTAAGGTATGCAAATGTTCTTTATCCTAGCTAA